The following proteins come from a genomic window of Paenibacillus swuensis:
- a CDS encoding type II toxin-antitoxin system HicA family toxin encodes MPSWSDLENFLKRDGWVLVRQNGRDKLYEKTLPDGVVLRTAVSKGTGEIGKGLFNRILKQQLRTNKEYFNSKK; translated from the coding sequence ATGCCTAGTTGGAGTGATCTTGAGAACTTCTTAAAACGTGACGGATGGGTTTTGGTAAGACAGAATGGTAGAGATAAGTTATATGAAAAAACTCTACCTGACGGTGTGGTTCTGCGAACCGCGGTATCCAAAGGCACAGGAGAGATCGGCAAAGGTTTATTTAACAGGATTCTGAAACAACAATTAAGAACAAATAAGGAATATTTTAATTCCAAGAAATAA
- a CDS encoding iron chaperone, whose protein sequence is MEAFTEYLDAIDHPQHRERTEEVLAWVNKQFPTLMPKIAWNQPMFTDHDTYIIGFSVSKKHMAVAPERAGINQFTDAIAQAGYDHTKELVRIPWTSPVNYALLEKMIEFNIVDKAECSTFWRK, encoded by the coding sequence ATGGAAGCTTTCACCGAATATCTAGATGCAATAGATCATCCGCAACATAGGGAACGCACCGAAGAAGTATTGGCTTGGGTAAATAAACAATTTCCAACTTTAATGCCCAAAATCGCGTGGAATCAGCCGATGTTTACCGATCACGACACCTATATTATCGGCTTTAGCGTGTCCAAGAAACATATGGCGGTTGCCCCAGAAAGGGCTGGAATAAATCAATTCACAGATGCCATTGCGCAGGCTGGCTATGATCATACCAAGGAACTGGTACGAATTCCGTGGACTAGTCCCGTTAACTACGCATTACTTGAGAAAATGATTGAGTTTAATATTGTGGATAAAGCAGAGTGCTCGACTTTTTGGCGCAAATAA
- a CDS encoding MFS transporter, with the protein MSSNVLRLFNFVYFAMLAMFISFLPVYLDGEGISAKQIGLIIGTGGLVSVFSQPFWGVVSDKRKTVKLIILFILGMATVTGFFLYRTDEVWLLLGLTMVMYFFLLPIDPLTESLNFRIAEENKVSYGSIRTFGAFGYAVMSLIVGIVVAKFGSPSLAWLFVGLGVLGLLLTLMLPDAPSTSKPVTLSALKTFFSNRKTLGFLLLIFITAVPNRMNDQFLGIYLRELGGTVDGVGLAWFLSAGGEIIVFALSYWWLRKGHEIGLILFASIFYVLRFVLSAWVKDPQILIYLQLLQALSFPVFYSAAIQYLYRIVPEEWRATGQTVLAILFFGVSGIASSYLGGWYYDSFGGESMYLLMAGLSAVGLGFSLFLRQMYEKAWKS; encoded by the coding sequence ATGTCTTCGAATGTATTACGGTTATTTAATTTTGTGTATTTCGCCATGTTGGCGATGTTTATTTCGTTCTTGCCGGTCTACTTGGACGGAGAAGGAATTTCGGCTAAGCAGATTGGACTCATTATCGGCACGGGCGGACTCGTTTCGGTGTTCTCGCAACCGTTCTGGGGCGTAGTCAGTGATAAGCGGAAGACGGTAAAGTTGATCATCCTGTTCATTCTGGGAATGGCGACGGTTACGGGGTTCTTCTTGTACAGGACGGATGAAGTGTGGTTGCTGTTAGGTTTAACGATGGTAATGTACTTCTTCCTGTTGCCGATTGACCCGCTCACGGAAAGCTTGAATTTCCGCATTGCCGAGGAGAATAAAGTCAGCTACGGCTCCATCCGTACCTTCGGGGCATTCGGATACGCGGTCATGTCCTTGATTGTGGGGATCGTGGTGGCGAAGTTCGGCTCGCCGTCCCTTGCGTGGTTGTTCGTGGGGCTGGGCGTGTTGGGACTTCTGTTGACGTTGATGCTGCCTGATGCGCCATCGACTTCAAAGCCTGTTACGTTGAGTGCGCTGAAAACCTTTTTTTCGAATCGCAAAACGTTAGGGTTTCTACTGCTCATCTTCATTACGGCGGTGCCGAACCGAATGAACGATCAATTCCTCGGTATCTACCTCCGGGAACTCGGAGGGACCGTTGATGGTGTGGGTCTGGCGTGGTTCCTGTCGGCCGGAGGCGAAATTATAGTATTCGCGCTTAGTTACTGGTGGCTGCGTAAAGGTCATGAGATCGGATTAATTCTGTTTGCTTCGATTTTCTACGTGTTAAGATTTGTGTTATCAGCGTGGGTGAAGGATCCTCAGATTCTCATCTATTTGCAACTATTACAAGCGTTATCGTTCCCCGTATTCTATTCCGCCGCAATCCAATACCTGTACCGCATTGTGCCCGAAGAGTGGCGCGCAACGGGGCAGACGGTGTTGGCTATTCTTTTTTTCGGGGTGTCGGGCATAGCGTCATCGTATTTGGGAGGCTGGTATTACGATTCATTCGGCGGCGAGTCCATGTATCTGTTGATGGCAGGCTTGTCAGCGGTAGGCCTCGGGTTTAGTTTGTTTTTGCGCCAGATGTACGAGAAAGCATGGAAGTCCTGA
- a CDS encoding DoxX family protein, translating to MIPLVVLVGSFVLIRLLGWGGWTYLDHGYSALQLSLSLMFLLTASAHWGSRRADLVRMVPAFLPKREWIVTATGWLEIVGAAALMIPAFTKIASLGLILLLLAMFPANVYAARRKLTIGGRPVPGLFARTLMQIIFITALLIVLMG from the coding sequence ATGATCCCTTTAGTCGTTCTTGTAGGCTCATTCGTTCTAATTCGTTTGCTGGGGTGGGGTGGTTGGACCTATTTGGACCATGGGTATTCTGCTTTACAATTGTCCCTTTCCCTCATGTTTCTCCTGACGGCTTCCGCCCATTGGGGGAGTCGGCGCGCCGACTTGGTGCGTATGGTTCCTGCGTTCCTGCCCAAGCGAGAGTGGATCGTAACGGCTACGGGCTGGCTAGAGATTGTCGGAGCAGCAGCTCTTATGATCCCCGCATTTACTAAGATTGCTTCCTTGGGTTTAATTCTGTTACTGCTAGCCATGTTCCCGGCAAATGTTTATGCTGCAAGGCGGAAGCTGACGATCGGCGGAAGGCCTGTACCTGGATTGTTCGCGCGCACCTTGATGCAAATCATATTCATAACGGCGCTGCTAATCGTATTAATGGGTTAA
- a CDS encoding TetR/AcrR family transcriptional regulator, with product MKQEERRQQTIQQLLDATKRLVHEIGCQSITMNHIIEKSGLSKGAIFHYVKSKDEIFAWVLQEGVEKTNLRFIDEVEKGKRDFEGPMRKIAEAFSALDQADDMTNKVFVYLLGKEHDPAIAQVLQQFHDRSVALARNWIETGQRSGVIPVTMDVNRTAEMFVVLSLGLRARSSIPGVTPAFTAQDFTKFVVQTLKPNR from the coding sequence ATGAAGCAGGAAGAACGCAGACAACAAACGATTCAACAGTTACTGGACGCGACTAAACGATTAGTTCACGAGATCGGATGCCAGTCCATCACCATGAATCATATTATCGAGAAGTCCGGACTATCCAAAGGGGCTATCTTTCATTATGTCAAAAGCAAGGATGAGATCTTTGCCTGGGTATTGCAAGAGGGAGTGGAGAAGACGAATCTGCGGTTCATCGACGAGGTAGAGAAGGGGAAGAGGGACTTTGAAGGACCGATGCGGAAAATTGCTGAAGCTTTTTCAGCGCTCGATCAGGCGGATGATATGACGAACAAAGTGTTTGTTTATCTCCTGGGGAAAGAGCATGATCCGGCCATTGCCCAGGTGCTTCAGCAGTTTCATGACCGATCCGTTGCTTTGGCTCGCAACTGGATTGAAACGGGTCAGCGGAGCGGGGTCATCCCTGTAACAATGGATGTGAATCGGACCGCGGAGATGTTTGTCGTTCTCTCCCTGGGTCTTCGCGCCCGATCCTCCATCCCGGGAGTCACACCCGCATTCACCGCTCAGGATTTTACGAAGTTTGTGGTTCAGACTTTGAAGCCCAACCGATAA